A region of the Mytilus edulis chromosome 11, xbMytEdul2.2, whole genome shotgun sequence genome:
TGAGTTTATCATGGCATTTGTTCTATGCTGGTCAACCAAGTGATATGGAATGGTTTAATCTAaggcaataacttttttatttggaTAACGTCCCAAGTTGTGAATTGTTGCAATGAACTTCCGCGCATGCGCAGACGTTATATGACAGatgttaaatacatgttttaacgttgttttcggTCAGTTTCATAAGAATGGGGATAACAATATTGTAGTTTAatctccgacggcatcaattgatGATTTTATGGTCGCAAATACacgttattttattttgtgatcatcaaatcaccaattgatgccggCGAAgcataaaatacaatatatagtTTTCTCCTTAATAAGATAAAATTCACACTAAAAATGTGTTTTATATTGACACAACTATCTGAATAACAACAGCAAACTCCTCGGAAACTTTAAAACAGAAATTCCGTAATCCAATGGCTAAATTACAAGCTAAAACACAACAAACGATTGAATAACAACTGtacgtcatattcctgactttgtacaggctatatatgtttttaaaatatatatatatatatatataatttttcacattAAAGAGgggaaaaaaaccaaaaatacaGTCTTCAATGTTTCTATTAGAAcgaaataatttaaaactatttcaATAACAACCACTCACCCGGAGACAAAAGAAGTTATTAAGAATTTATTACTGTTTTATTTGAACCTGAGAATCACTGAACCATTTGTTTTGCCAAAATGTTTGCTTGGAATAATTCTTATCAGACCTCCTGGTGATAAATTTGATGTAGTTTCAAGGACATATGTAAATATTTAGTTGGAAATCCGTATTAATTCCTCTCGGACttgataaagttttgttttagtagtaaaatcattatttattcaGATAAGATTACAGTGAAAAAGATATCGGCTCTGTGTGTTTGagcttcttttttcttttttctttttatcttttccGTCCccaatatggattttttttatgctAGGGTTTATGTTGATACCCGTATTTAATGCGTCGagacagaaaaaaaacatcgTTGCAAAACCGAGTTCTTCACTTCATCACAGGAGATACAAAGGATATACTGCAGGAAAATGTTTATCAAGTAGCGATGTCACCAATTTGCATTTTGTTATACATTCTTTGTCCAACCGTCAAAATCAAATTACATAGACTAAACCGTTTATATGAATGTCGTCATGTGATGTATAAATTTTTCGAATGTTTTGGTCCAACACATGATGTAGCACTGGTAGAATCAATCTAATCGTTTCAAATGTATACCTATGCGCACGTAAAAAATAGAACTGACACTGCAAACTTATTTTCTGGATTACTTTCAATACAATATGGTCCTGTTGGAAACTGAATGTCAGATTGAAATGCACAATTCATACTAATATCCAAAGGTGTCCTCATTTTGAAGCTACTTatgtaatttaaatttgttttgagaGTAAACAGTGTTTTCTAAGTGATAAGGCCTTTATAACTCAGGAATAGACTACCTTAGATTTATTTGGAAAAACTTCTAGGAATTTTGGATCAATCAATGCTCTTCgatcaacttcgttctttatttgtccgttttaacatttttggattcgagcttcactaactagtcttttgttgacgaaatgcgcatctggcgtaaatacaaaatttaatcctggtatcgatgatgagttcatttacaaccactgggtcgatgcaacttctggtggagttttaattccccgagggtatcaccagaccagtagtcagcacagaagtactgacatgaattatcattgatatggtcaaatttattcgttcatagtgtgttaatttacgttttttgatttaGTTAAGctttccaattgatatttttctatgttgtgatgttatactattgattcagaaaagggagaaagtttggtaccattaaaacgtttaatcacTCTGCAAATGCTTgcacctgtctcaagtcaggaatctaatgttcagtagttgtcgtttgtttatgtaatttatacgtgtttctcgtttctcgttttatatatagattaaaccgttggttttcctgcttgaatggttttacactagtaatttggaggccctttatagcttgttgttcggtgtgagtcaaggctctgtgttgaaggcagtacattgacctataatggtgtacattgacctataatggtttacttttataaattatttttgggatggagagttgtctcattggcactcacaccacatcttcctatacctatatttatagattaactgtttacaaaaattttgaattttctaagaaataaggcttttctacttcaggcatagattacctgagctgtatttggcaaaacttttaggaattttggccctcaatgctcttcaacttcgtactttatttggccgttttaacatttttggattcgagcgtcaatgatgagtctttagtagacgaaatgCGTATTTTGcgttaataaaaaatttaatcctggtaaaTAGGATGAGTTTATTCATCTTACAAGAACAGAAAGTTAGAATTTTATGGCAAGCTGTCATTTAATAAAAAGTGTTTTGACAAACAAGTTTTAAGAGGATGATTCTTTATCTACTTATTTGCATAAAAAGAGCATATTCGTTtccaattttgattatttatatgACATGCAGTCCTTTTGAAACAGACATTACTAATGAATTGAGGACCagtcactgtttttttttattcacaatcATACTTTTAGAAGAGGTGGCAGAACCGATTCTTTTAGGACTCAATcacctatgttttttattatcAGGGTAGGATGAGAATTTAGCTCAGTGACACATAAATAGTCAGAGAGCTGGttcgtttaatttttttgtatacatAGTGTATACATAGTGAAACACCAACTGGTAATGTATAAACGCTTATCATTAGTTAAAGACTGCATGTTGTATTTTAACAGTGGCTTGCTGTCGTTGTTTGATACAAGTGAATTTTTGTAACTTTaagtcaccgtactgccttcaacaatgaacaaatgaAGGTTCTGAAAAAAAGATATACGAGTCTCTCTTTTTATATACATCATATGAAACTCAGAATGTCTTAGGTGACTTTGTATCACACAAATCTTCAGGTTATATTCTATCTTTTACGAAAAGGCACTCTTGCTGCTAAAGTGTTACTTTGATTTTCATacataaaataaggagatgtggtatgattgaacATAAAACCACTATTCATCATAGACCAAATTATGTCGATCATTCTGCCTTTAACATTGAGCAAAACTAATACAACATAAAAAGCTATACAAGGCCCCGACAtagaaattataaaacaattcataaCATTAAATAAACGGACTGATTTATTCAAAAGAACAAAAGATCAACACATATGATATAGAAGTAGACCGTATGTTTACTtccatgtcatttggtctctggtgaataATTGTCTTTTCGGAAATCGTAATACATCTCCTTGCTTCAAAGGTGCATCATTGGCCGAATGGTCTAAATAGTTTTAATATACAGtgatcactagcctgtcaaccatgacgttgttttttttaaatttagttaaaATCAGGCTCGCGAACAAGTTCATTTACCTCCTATCTTTAATTAATAGGATAACTAGTTTCAGGTCCAAAGTTCGGTAGAATGGTTCCCTACCGCAATATTCAGTATGTTACACATATACCATTATAGCGTTTTCATCTACAATCAATTCTAATAAAATCCACTAAATAACAGAAACTGATTATAACAGATGTAAATTATGTTGATCGGTTGTAATAAATGGCTTTATCAGCCAAACCAGTATGGAATGCGTTATTTCATACTTTTGAAAATACAGTAAACATTATCGTGAACATCAAGTAGAACTATATGTTTAAGTTATCTAAAAATTGATacagaacaaataaaaaatcttCTTCATTTACCAATAGGTTTTAATTATTAACTAAATTATTTCTGCAATAAAAATGTTTTCGGATGTGACTGACGTAACTAAGAATATATTGGTGTTTTGTTTGAACCTTATAACCCATGGGTCCATTGTACCAAGCTCTGTGCATGCAATTTTTCTTATTAGTACGCCTGATTGTGTAATTTGGTATATATTGTTTGATCCTCGTGAAGAAACGAAAAAACTTCCCAGGAAATTAAAATCAATTCCTTTCGGACTTGCCAAttcttgattttgataagaaaataTAATTGAACCATCTGTTGAAGAAGACACATTATACAACCCGTCGGCATAAACATAACTCGTGCTGTCATGTGCACAAATATAAAAAGTGTTACCATTTGTTTTAGTTTCTTTAATTTTCTGACCATCTGTTGCATTCAACCACACAATACTGGTGCCACGTGCAGCAACGAATTGGTCATTCGCGATTATATATCGTATACCATAAATCGAAACAGGAAATATCACCATCGACATTAAATTTCAGGAGTTTTCCAGTCAAGTAGTTATTAACGAAAATGTGTTTTTAGTAAATACTCCACTCATTGCAAAACTATTATTTCGTCCTACGTCAAGGGTAGAAAACGAGACCTTTTTCCCAGTACTTAGATTGGCTTCTTTTTGATTCAGCATCGAAGCGTTCGAAGCAGGAAATTGCGATTTCGACAGAATACTGTTTTGGATTTGCTTGCAAATTTCTCCTATAGATGCTACTCTCTCTTGAACCTTTTTAACGACATGATTCCATTCGAAACTTAATGATATCTCctcaatgtttgatgaagcatTTTCTATTTCAGATTCGATTTTTTCTGTCATTGGGACTAACTTGTTATACTCTATCAAACACTAAATTTCTGATCCATCATTGATGCAGGTACTTAATATATTGTGCCAGATATCCATGGTTGACTTTAACCTCGACATTTCAGTCATTCTGTCTGTTACTTCGGTTATAATGTCCTTCTTTTTGACGACCAGCTCTTCTTTTGCAGATTTTTCCAGTTTGTTAATGTGATCGATTAAATCGCTCTTTAACTTCtctatttctgaaaaaaaaaatgtttcccccATTTTTTCAACACTATACAAGTATCTTTGTGTGTCTTGGATTAATTTTTCAAGCATTTTTTTCCTCTGCATTATCAACCTCAATAATTCCATCTTTTGCTTTCCCTTTATGATACCGGATGCCGCTTCTTCTATTACTGCAACGTTTTCGAATTTTCGATGTTTCACGATTACGCATACAGTGCAACAAGGTTTTCTATGATCAACACAGAAAATCTCCACAAATTTATCCGGATGGTCTACACATGTGAATAAACCGGACACAGATGAAGTCTGGTTGGCTTGCACTTCTTTTAATGTCAATCATATATCGCAAACCATATACTAGAACAGGAACTTTGATTGTCCTTGCAATGCTCAGTGTGTGGAGATTTATAAACTTAATTTCCTTTACAGATTGAAATGACACTGCCAACTGATTTTCTGGAATGTTTTCAATATCATAAGGTCCAGTTGGAAACTGAATCTCGGATTGAAATACGCCATTCATACTTAACTTCAAAAGTTTCCTCATTTTGAAAGtacttatgaaaataaaattttcagtaaatattccacTCACTTCACTCAAACTAGTATCTCCTGTGTTGAGAGTAAACAGTGTTTTCAACTTCCCAGTACGGAAATTTGAAACTTTTTCCTTCGGAACCGAATTGATTGAAGAGGCACATATCGACTGCAACTTATAACTTGGTTTTGGATTTACAGTATCAACTTCACTTATTTTCTATTTCGGTCAAAACCAAATGAACCTTCACTCATGTTAGAAACGGAATTAATCACAGACGCACGTATTGCCTCCGACTGTGGTCTTTGTTTTGCATCTTCAATGCTAATTTGACAAAGAGAGGTAATGTTTTCTTTAAACGTTTCTACTACATCATTATTTGAAACCGAAAGGACTTTTTATCAGTGTCTGATGTAGCAATTTGTACTTCTGAttcgattttttctttcattattcCTTTATTAATATACAAAATCTTATATTAATTAATGTAAATTTCAGTTAGAATTGTTAGTACTGAAGatgtaaaaattcataaaatcaaaatacatcaATCGAAGAAAGGCAGTCTTCAAAAAAGAATTTATggtttataaatttcctgtttacaaaactttgaatttttcgacaaactaaggattttcttatcccaggcatagattgccttagccgtatttggcacaactttttggaattttggatcctcaatgctcttcaactttgtacttgtctaatgtagacgaaacgcgcgtctggcgtactaaattataatcctggtacctttgataactatttcaaatgaataaatatgATAAGTTTATCCACTTGTGTTAAATTTCATCGCCGTTTATTGCATATAACCAAGCAATAGTACCGTTACATGCAGCAATAAATTAATAATTTGGCTATTGTAACCATAAACTGTTGGTAAAAGTTTGAGTTTTCTTTCTATAGTTAATGTGTGTATATTTAACacattaatttaaatatttcctCAATAATAAAACGCTGATGTGCTGTCACGAATTTTGTGATATTAGTAGGCCTACTACCAAACTCAAGATTGCACTTAAATACGCCATCTAAACTTCAgcaatatttcttttattatttattatcaaaatatattgttCAGTAAACATTGTTCTCATTTAACATTTACTGTTATCTCAAGCAAAGATTAAGAGAAGTTAAATAGTCATCAATGTATATGTTCTTCAACATGTACAATATCTATCTCGTGATATAAAATTCCACATGTGTATGGTTCTCTGATTAAAAAAACCAGTGTTCATTACTTTAGTATTGTACGTATCAGCTAGACAACTTGACATACGTGTACTAATAATCTACACGGCAATTTTGTACTAATCAGGTTTGACctttagataaaattgagaatggaaatggggaatgtgccaaagagacaacaacccgaccatagaaaaaaacagcagcagaagttcaccaacaggtcttcaaggtagcgagaaattcccgcacccggaggcgtccttcagctggcccctaaacaaatatatactagttcagtgataatgaacgccatactaatttccaaattgtacacaagaaactaaaattaaaataatacaagactaacaaaggccagaggctcctgacttgggacagtcgcaaaaaatgcggcggagttaaacatgtttgtgagatctcaaccctccccctatacctctagccaatgtagaaaagtaaacgcataacaataagcacattaaaattcagttcaagagatgtCTTTTTATTCTGATACAGTCTGGTTCACGTAAACACttatcttttttcttatttatacaaTTTGAGGTTAACCCTTTAACACAATTATTATAATGATGGTGTCGAAAAGGACGAAGATAGCAATGCTAGATTGATGTTGTAATTATACAATTTCAGCAACAACAACTTTCCCAGACAAGAGGGAAGTTACTAAAAACTCGTTGCTGTTTTCTTTGAATCCAACAAACCATGGCGCCACTGTCCCTATGTCTTTACATGGAATTAATCTTATCAGTTCCCCTGAAGTGGAAATTTGATGTATATCGTtagaattataaaaacaaacataaaggTTTCCATGGCAATCCATATCCATACCTCTCGGACTATACAGTGGTTGGCTTTGATAAGTATATCTAATTGAACCATTGTCTGAGCAAGACACGCTTTTCATTCCGTCAGCATAAACATAACTGTGGTCTTTATATGTGCAAATGTAAAAAGTTTGACcacttgtttttgtttcttttaattttacaCCGCTTGTTGCATTCAACCAAACAATACGTTTTTCACATGCAACAACGAATTGGTCATTTACATCTAAATATCGCAAACCACAAATAGCATACAAAAACGTAATATTTCGCCTAATGTTCAATGTGTGTATATCTAACAAACGTATTTCTTTTGAATTTGGAAATGACACTGCTATCTGGTCTTCTCGAAACTTCGTGATCTCATATGGTCCACTGTCCAACTGAACACAAGACAGATAGGCACCACTATGATTAAATTTCAGGATTTTATTCGTGTTGCTATTAGTTAAGAGAATTAACTCTTTGATAAATATTCCACTCACTGCAAGACCTTCGTTATATCCTGCATCAAGAGAAAATTGTGATTTCACTTTCCCAGTACGGAAAACTACCCCAGTTAGTTTCGGATCCGAGTTAGTTAGAAAAGTACATTGCAAACTCGACTGACTATTCTGTTTTGGATTTAAAGTGTTAATCTTACCGACAAAGTCTCGTTCACAATCAATTGAACTTCCACTTACGTCTTGAATTGCACCGATTGCAGAACAATGAAGCGATGTCGAACGGATACTTTCTTTCGAATTTACAGTGATCACTTCACCAAGAGTTGTTACATGTTCTTTGATCTTTTTTAAGACGCTGTTGTATTTGAAACTCAATAACATTTCATTAATATTTGAAgtagtattttttattttagattctaTTTTTTCGGTCTTTGGAAATATCTTGTTAAACTCAATAAAACATTGGGTATCTGACCCTTCGTTGACACATGTACTCAAAATATTGATCCAGTTATCAATGGTAAACTTTAATTTGGACATTTCAGTCATTCTGTCAGTAAGTTCTGTCACTATTACCTTTTTTTTTGCTGACCAACTCTTCTTTTGTAGTTTGTTCTACTTTGTCAAAGTGTTTGATTATATCtctctttaaattttcaatttctgaAACAATGTTTTTCCCCATATTTTCCACGGTACACATATTTTTATGTGTGTCTTGAATTGATTTGTTCAGCAATTTTATCCATTGCATTATCAGCTCCAAATATTCATTAGTCTGCTTTGCTTCCTTAATACCGGCTGCTGCTTCTCCTAATTCAACCACATTTTCGCATTTACTATGTTTGACGGATGCGCATAAAGTGCAACAATGTCTACTATGATCTAGACAAAATATCTCGACAAATTTATTTGAATGGACATCACATGTGATCAGCCCAGAAAAGGATGTAGTAATGCCTCTTTGTACCTCTTGTACAGTAACAATTTTATGGTTTGCAGAAACCTTAAATTTTCGCTCACACACAGAACACAGTGCTTCCTGACACACTGTACACCATGAAACGGCCATCTGCTTTACATTGCTAAGTTCGCATGCGTTGCATACCTGTTCTTGTTTCTGTATTGCTTGTTGGTCAATCATCGATGAAATCAAATGATTGGTTGGAAGCTCATTTGCCCAATATTCTAGATTTGAACGCTCTCCAACAGACACTAATGTTCGACAAACGGGACGTTTAAAACTTATAATGTTTTCCTTATCAACGGATGACTGAATGTACGTTTGAATACATACCTTACAGAAAGTATGTAGACATGTTAAATACTTCGGGGTTTTATATGTCTCCAGACATATGCTGCAAGTCAACAGATTGTCTTCTTCTTCTATTACATTTAATGACCTAGTCGCCATTTTGCCACTTTTAAACTTCCTGGGTGAATGATTCATCCTATTATGTATATGCCATATTAATATATCATATCCGAGTCAAATCATGTgctattttaaacttttaaaatctgATAACTTGGTCTTTTCTAGTTTTTATTCTCATAACTCCTCTTTTTCGACTTACATTTATGTCGAGTCTGCGTCTTTTTCGCAAAAGCGATCATAAAATGGTATCCAGaagaaagttttgtaaaaaatatttcttttttaaccGAAGTTTCCTTATAAATGGTTTTTCTTCCAGTAACcattacatttactctgtggttaaatagAGATTTTACAACTGTagcgagtgtgatacgatattatACACTTGAgacagtttaattttcaaattttaaatatttaaattgcaactgttgagagtggataactatcgtattacacgagatttggtggtggaaattgtttctctaatgatttgtaAACATTATGCACGCTAACTCATTTCTTCTTTTCTATTGATATGCTCACAAGATGTGTTCTTATATGAGACGTCATCAGGcgtggtcgccttttttcatgacgacTCAATAGGAAATTCTGAGGAAAGCAAGAAAACTTGACGTCATTATCGTATTTTGACCAATAAACAACTGAGATGAAatgaaccacacgttgattaaaaaaagataattaacaTGTTAGAAAAAGGATAAAGTGGTTAAGAATTAGAGtttgtattttaaacatttattagattcataaaacATCCTGAATTTTTACCatacagtttttttctttttgtgtttgtttttctttatcgAGATCTACAGTACgacacaaattttaaaaaaaataagtaaaacgtGTAAGTTCGATCAAATCATAATGGTATAATAAGATATACATTGAGTTTGGTAATTATATACCGCTTCTAACAATGCCACCTctaataaatttctatttttttgtgcaGGGGTTAAGAAACCCACAGAGtaattttttctatattcatCCGATATCTTAAATATTCTATCCCATCAAATGTTGTGGGGAATATGGTCTTAAATTTTCATTGGtgtatttttaccaaacttggacagaagcttcttacaatcaagtGAAATTATCTCGaggaaatttttaatattttcccccatttttcttttctttgtaaaaaaaaattcacaaccCAGCAATGAATTTAGGCAAGATAAGGCATGACTCTGAGTATAAAGATTGAATATAAGAAATAATCAAATCAAACAGGTTTTAGTTATGTGGGTAGA
Encoded here:
- the LOC139493977 gene encoding probable E3 ubiquitin-protein ligase MID2 produces the protein MATRSLNVIEEEDNLLTCSICLETYKTPKYLTCLHTFCKVCIQTYIQSSVDKENIISFKRPVCRTLVSVGERSNLEYWANELPTNHLISSMIDQQAIQKQEQVCNACELSNVKQMAVSWCTVCQEALCSVCERKFKVSANHKIVTVQEVQRGITTSFSGLITCDVHSNKFVEIFCLDHSRHCCTLCASVKHSKCENVVELGEAAAGIKEAKQTNEYLELIMQWIKLLNKSIQDTHKNMCTVENMGKNIVSEIENLKRDIIKHFDKVEQTTKEELVSKKKEIEKLKSDLIDHINKLEKSAKEELVVKKKDIITEVTDRMTEMSRLKSTMDIWHNILSTCINDGSEI